The Halorussus gelatinilyticus genome contains the following window.
CGCGGAGCTACCCGTGGCACAACTACCGCTACTACACCCTCTACGAGGCCTTCGGGAAGCTCTCGAAAGTGTTCCAGCGCGAGGCCCGCTTCGAGGCGTTCTCGACGCTCCACGACGAGTTCCAGTCGAAGCTCTCGTCGGTCGTCCCGTCGAAGGGCGAGCGACCCTCGGCCGCCGTCGTCTGGGGGAGCGGCGACAACCCCGAGAAGTTCTACCCCTACGTCATCGACGAGGGAACGAGCTTCAAGCATCTGCGAGACCTGAAGGTCGAGGACGCGCTCGCCAACACCGACGTGAAGAACTTCCACGAGAGTCGCGGCGCTATCGACTTCGAGACCCTGCTGAAGGTAGACCCCCAGACGCTGCTGATTCGCGGACAGGAGGGCAAGACCCGCAAGCAGTTCCGGAACACGGTCGTCAAGTTCATGGAAAACCACAGCGTGGCCAGCGAACTCACCGCGGTCAAGAACGGCGACGTGTACCGCGCCGGCCCCCTCTATCAGGGTCCCATCACGAACCTCGTCGTCACCGACCGCCTCGGGCGGACGCTCTACGGCGGCGACGAGCGACTGTTCGACCCGCAACGCGTCGCCGACATCGTGAACGGTGACTTCTGACGATGTCGGACCGCGGGACAGACGACCGGGACGGGCCGGGTGAGGGCCGACCCGGTGAGAGCGACGCCCCGGCCGACGAGAGCGACGACCGGGCCGGCGCGACGGGCGACCCCGACCGCTACGACGTGGCCGTCGTCGGGGGCGGGCCGGCCGGCTGTTCGGCGGCCGTGTTCGCCGCGCGGTACGGACTGGACGCCGTGCTGTTCGACCGCGGCCGGTCCTCGATTCGACAGTGCGCCTACCTGGAGAACTACCTCGGATTCCCCGCCGGCGTCGGCATCGAGACGTTCTACGAACTGATGCACGACCACGTCACGACCGCGGGATGCGAACTGGTCGCCGACCTCGTGGCGTCGGTGACCCGCGAGGGAGACGGCGAGCGGTTCGTCGTGGAGACCGAGGGCGACCGTCGCGTCTCGGCGACCCGCGTCGTCGCGGCCACGCGCTACGACGGCGACTACCTCCGCGCGCTCGGCGACGGGACGCTGCTCGAGTCCGCCGCAGTGGAGGGCGACGACGCCGAGGAGAGCGACGACGAAGCGCGCGAGCGTCTCGACCGCTCCGCCATCGATTCCGACGGGACGACGCCGATAGACGGTCTCTACGTCGCGTCGCCCTCCGACGAGGCGGACCGACAGGCCGTCGTCGCCGCGGGTCGCGGCGCGCGCGTCGGTCTCGCGGTCGTCCGCGACGCGCGGCGCGCGGCGGGCTACCCCGAGCCGGTCGCCGACCACTACGACTGGGTGCGCCGGGAGGCGGCCCGCGACGACGAGTGGGCCGACCGTAACCGGTGGCGCGAGTACTACGACGGCCGCCGCCCCGAGGACGCCGACGTGGACGACGCCCGGTGGGAGACGCTCCGTGAACGCGACATCGACCGGCGGTTCGGGACGTACCTCTCGGACGACGAGATAGCGGCGCGGACCGAGCGCGGCCAGCGTCGCCTGCTCGACCACATCGACGACGAACTCGTCGTCGAGCGCGCACGCGAAATCGAGTCCGACCCGGTGGAGGCGAGTCGATAACGATGGCGAGCCAGAACGCCAACGAGTCGTCCACGGGGTCACGACGCGACGAAAAAGTGGCCGACTGGATGGACTCCTCGCTCGTCGTCCTGTGTGTCGCGAGCGTCGCCGTCACCGTCCTCGGCGGACTCGCCCAAGTGAGATTCGGCACGTACCCGATGAGTCTCGCCGAGGCGTGGCGGGCCGTCTTCAACCCCGAGGTCGTCCTGAACCCGGACGCGTGGAGGGCCTTCCTGCTCGGCGCCGAGGTGCCGGAGATGAACAGGCGGAGCCTCATCGTCTGGAACATCCGGATGCCGCGGGTGTTCGTCGCCATCGCGGCGGGCATGTGTCTCGCGGTGTCGGGCGCCATCTTTCAGGCGGTGACGCGAAACGAACTCGCCAGCCCGTTCGTCCTCGGCGTGAGTTCGGGGGCCGGGTTCACCGTCCTGCTGACGCTGGTCGTGTTCAGCAGCCTCACGCCGTTCCTCCCGCTACTGGCGGCGCTCGGCGGGACGTTCGCCTTCCTGTTAGTGTACTTCATCGCGTGGAAGGACGGGACGAGCCCGGTCCGGCTCGTCCTCGCGGGCGTCATCGTCAACATGGTGTTCAGCTCGCTCCAGCGCGCGCTGTTCTTCTTCGCCGACGACTTGGGCACCGTCCAGTCGGCGATGGCGTGGATTACCGGCTCGCTGACGGGCGTCGGCTGGGAGCAGTTCCGCATCGCGGCCCTCCCGACGCTCCTCGTCGTCGCCTTCGCGCTGGCCGGGGCGCGACAGCTGAACCTCCTGTTGCTGGGCGAGCAGACGGCGAGCGCGCTCGGGATGCGCGTCGAGCGCGTCCGGTTCCTCCTGTCGGGAGTCGCCATCTTGGCGGCCAGCGCGGCCATCTCCGTCGCGGGAATCATCGGCTTCTTCGGGCTCGTCGTCCCCCACATCGTCCGTCTCACCGTCGGGAGCGACTATCGTCGGTTGCTCGTCGGCTGCGTGTTCGTCGGCCCGGCGTTGATGGTCGTCGCGGACGTCGGTGCTCGACTGGCGCTGAGTCCCGTCCAGATACCCGTCGGCGTCGTCACCGGCGTCATCGGCGGTCCGTACTTCCTCTACCTGATGCGCAAGCAAGACCAGATGGGTGAGATATGATGAGCGGAG
Protein-coding sequences here:
- a CDS encoding FecCD family ABC transporter permease; this encodes MASQNANESSTGSRRDEKVADWMDSSLVVLCVASVAVTVLGGLAQVRFGTYPMSLAEAWRAVFNPEVVLNPDAWRAFLLGAEVPEMNRRSLIVWNIRMPRVFVAIAAGMCLAVSGAIFQAVTRNELASPFVLGVSSGAGFTVLLTLVVFSSLTPFLPLLAALGGTFAFLLVYFIAWKDGTSPVRLVLAGVIVNMVFSSLQRALFFFADDLGTVQSAMAWITGSLTGVGWEQFRIAALPTLLVVAFALAGARQLNLLLLGEQTASALGMRVERVRFLLSGVAILAASAAISVAGIIGFFGLVVPHIVRLTVGSDYRRLLVGCVFVGPALMVVADVGARLALSPVQIPVGVVTGVIGGPYFLYLMRKQDQMGEI
- a CDS encoding NAD(P)/FAD-dependent oxidoreductase, whose amino-acid sequence is MSDRGTDDRDGPGEGRPGESDAPADESDDRAGATGDPDRYDVAVVGGGPAGCSAAVFAARYGLDAVLFDRGRSSIRQCAYLENYLGFPAGVGIETFYELMHDHVTTAGCELVADLVASVTREGDGERFVVETEGDRRVSATRVVAATRYDGDYLRALGDGTLLESAAVEGDDAEESDDEARERLDRSAIDSDGTTPIDGLYVASPSDEADRQAVVAAGRGARVGLAVVRDARRAAGYPEPVADHYDWVRREAARDDEWADRNRWREYYDGRRPEDADVDDARWETLRERDIDRRFGTYLSDDEIAARTERGQRRLLDHIDDELVVERAREIESDPVEASR
- a CDS encoding ABC transporter substrate-binding protein; amino-acid sequence: MSEKFGDEKTRRRFLKGGAVVGATALAGCTGGGGSQETTTQGSSYSVSIEPVGKVTFESVPKTWIANNGSWADMGIALGLDAPKGVWLPSRYHTHYYDEIPGVSVDGSSIQKLWGDGGVGKEQFYALNADVHVADPNFLLNRGKWDQSDIDEISTQVGPFFGNSIFSRSYPWHNYRYYTLYEAFGKLSKVFQREARFEAFSTLHDEFQSKLSSVVPSKGERPSAAVVWGSGDNPEKFYPYVIDEGTSFKHLRDLKVEDALANTDVKNFHESRGAIDFETLLKVDPQTLLIRGQEGKTRKQFRNTVVKFMENHSVASELTAVKNGDVYRAGPLYQGPITNLVVTDRLGRTLYGGDERLFDPQRVADIVNGDF